A part of Campylobacter ureolyticus ACS-301-V-Sch3b genomic DNA contains:
- the rpsH gene encoding 30S ribosomal protein S8, with product MLNDLISDALTRIRNASLRRLDTTKLLHSKSVEAIARILTEKEYLESYNVVEENNKKFINVVLKYDENGRSVINELTRVSKPSRRLYQGKDEIKRFKNGYGTVIVSTSQGIMAGIEASKRGIGGEVLCTVW from the coding sequence ATGTTGAATGATTTAATATCAGATGCTTTAACAAGAATTAGAAACGCTAGCTTAAGAAGACTTGATACAACAAAACTTCTACACTCTAAATCAGTTGAGGCAATAGCTAGAATTTTAACAGAAAAAGAGTATCTTGAAAGTTATAATGTTGTAGAAGAAAACAATAAAAAATTTATAAATGTTGTTTTAAAATATGATGAAAATGGCAGAAGCGTTATAAATGAGCTAACTAGAGTTTCAAAGCCAAGTAGAAGACTTTATCAAGGTAAAGATGAGATAAAAAGATTTAAAAACGGTTATGGAACAGTTATAGTTTCAACAAGTCAAGGCATTATGGCTGGTATAGAAGCTAGCAAAAGAG
- a CDS encoding type Z 30S ribosomal protein S14, translated as MAKKSMIAKASREAKFSSRKYTRCKICGRSKSVYRDFGLCRVCLRKMANEGLIPGLKKSSW; from the coding sequence ATGGCAAAAAAATCAATGATAGCTAAGGCAAGTAGAGAGGCTAAATTTAGCTCTAGAAAATACACAAGATGTAAAATTTGCGGAAGATCAAAGTCTGTTTATAGGGACTTTGGACTTTGTAGAGTTTGTCTTAGAAAAATGGCTAATGAAGGTCTAATTCCAGGCCTTAAAAAATCAAGTTGGTAA